One genomic region from Mytilus trossulus isolate FHL-02 chromosome 9, PNRI_Mtr1.1.1.hap1, whole genome shotgun sequence encodes:
- the LOC134684206 gene encoding mucin-2-like codes for MQTKMFLYLMFFIFEISAGATEFPCKFPSPWRNKLFKLYTSGFNPDFIFSADGLTNNITWHGSLVVQQQCYQITERFIIARNYANHNYQCYVIFYDIENPLKFTFETKALVQYPNQSGEFEDICTVCGGDGGISEAVASGAVQTSPSVTSVPCNLPSTCTSGTGTLCAMSDIIPGSAVGTTESPTSKTEQISTVTEATTTRTEPTTTITEPTTTLTESTTTKEPTKPTRRHCRWKKHPHTK; via the exons GTGCGACTGAATTTCCCTGCAAATTTCCTTCTCCATGGCGcaataaattatttaagttATACACGAGCGGATTCAATCCAGACTTCATTTTTAGTGCTGATGGTCTAACAAATAATATTACTTGGCATGGTTCTTTAGTAGTACAACAGCAATGCTATCAAATAACAGAACGCTTTATAATTGCCAG gAATTATGCTAATCACAATTATCAATGTTACGTGATCTTTTATGATATTGAAAATCCTCTGAAGTTTACTTTTGAAACTAAAG CTTTAGTTCAATACCCAAACCAGTCAGGAGAATTTGAAGATATATGTACCGTTTGTGGAGGAGATGGTGGTATAAGCGAAGCTGTAG CTTCAGGAGCAGTGCAAACAT CACCTTCCGTAACATCTGTTCCTTGTAATCTACCATCAACATGTACCTCTGGAACTGGTACACTTTGTGCTATGAGTGATATCATACCAGGCTCCGCAGTGGGAACGACTGAAAGTCCGACTTCCAAAACCGAACAAATATCAACCGTAACTGAGGCAACAACAACAAGAACTgaaccaacaacaacaataactgAGCCAACAACAACACTAACTGAGTCAACAACAACCAAAGAACCAACGAAACCTACAAGAAGGCACTGTAGATGGAAAAAACATCCACAtaccaaatga